TGAACGTGATTCCTGTTTTGCAGCTTTACTATCAAATCGAACCCGAGGAAGCTCAGTCAACAAAAATGAAAGCTATGCTGGATCTATTTCACGAAATCATAGAAGAGCCATTGTTCAGTCAGTTAAGGTTAGTCATCACATGTTTCTCTAGTTTGCTTATAGATCAATCCTCTTGTAGTCATATAATTAATGCGATCTTGGTTATAGGACAAAGGAGCAGCTTGGTTATGTTGAGTGCGGCCCTCGCTTAACTTATCGTGTCCACGGTTTCTGTTTCTGTGTTCAATCTTCAAAGTACGGTCCAGTTCATTTATTCGGGAGAATCGACAATTTCATAAAAGACATCGAAGGGCTTCTGGTACGTCtgtaatcaaaaaaaaaatgaagagctTTGTTTAAATCATTTCTCAACTCGGTTCTCAAATGTTGACATTACAGGAACAACTCGATGAAGAGTCCTTTGGAGATTATAGAAGCGGTGTGATTGCTAGATTGCTGGAAAAGGATCCCTCTCTCTTGTCTGAAACAAACGAGTTATGGAGTCAGATTGTCGACAAAAGGTAAAAGGATCACAATGACTTGTTGCTTGGTTCCATATCGACCACTGAGTGAAAAAACTCTTTTTCACAGGTACATGTTTGATTACTCccacaaagaagcagaagagcTAAGAAGCATAGAGAAGAAAGATGTGATCAGCTGGTACAAAACCTACTTCCGAGAATCATCACCCAAATGTCGTAGGCTTGCGGTTAGGGTATGGGGATGCGACACCAATATGAAAGAAACTCAAACAGATCCCAAGTCAGTGCAGCAAGTCATCGCAGAAGCTGTGGCTTTCAAGTCGACCTCTCAGTTTTACCCAAGCCTCTGCTAGTGAGCAACAATAGTTACTATTTATTTACACAATTGCTTCAATTTTTCCTTGATATTGTTTTCATTAACTCAAACTTCCTTTATCGCTGgtaggggtgggcaaaaaatccaaaccgaaccgaatcgaaccAACCAAACCGAagttaaaccgaaccaaaccaaaccgtatTCTTTATGTAATTCAATTGGTTCATGTTTTACTCAACCCgaacggtttggtttggtttgggtttaaaccgaaccaaaccgaaccaaaccgataatccaatatatatatagtaaaaatatatatgatatatatatatgtattaacatattgtaaattttagcTAAAGTttcgtttttcattttttcataacttctatatctttaaaaaaaaattataaataccattcaaataatactattatatataaaatcatgtaGCATAAGTTTTTATATTCTCACTCTATCGTTTATgagttgattattttttaataaaagtataaaaataatgcctttatattttataaccaaCCCAAACTACACCGAACCAAACTCGACCATAATAATGTAAACCGaactaaatctaaactaaaccgaaccgaaccgaattaaacccaaaccgaacccaaaccaaagctactttggttttaattggtttgagttttataaaacccaaattacccaaactaaaccgaacccaaaccgaacccgaaactaaaccgaaatgcccacccctaatcGCTGGGAGAAAAAAGtatgttttgttattatttgaggatattcatttaaaattatatttttgtcggTTGGTTAAGGTAGAAAGCTTGTCAAACAGTAGATTATAATATCTCTGAGGCCCATTTAAATAACTTACGGTAAAAGGTAACGTTAATGTAAAACTACAATTTTAGCCCGCGGTAAATTTGCTGGTGGGGCCCACGAAAACCATCATCGTCCTCTCTCATTCTATTTTCCTCTGTACGGTGGTGAGTGAAGACCATCGTCATCGTCAGATTGCGAAAATAGGAAACCTCTGAATCTCTTCTCCTCCGTCGAAGTTTGAatcctctctctccttctcacgtgagcttcctctctctctctctctctttctcgctccttatcttctccttctttcatTTCGCGTCCCCTCAAATTCCGTCGAAATAAGTTCTGATCTCTCTCTCACAACGGCAGATCTAGGGTTTATAGCTTCTGGACATTCTATAAATCTTCGTTGTTAAATGTTTAGCTAACGAGTTTCTGTTTCTCCGTTTTGCAGCAGTTGAGCTTCCTCCCCCAGCTTCAGTTCTCTCGCAAATTTACGAATGAGGTTCGTTTTCACCAGATCGATTACGTTTATACTCGCTAGTGTATGAATATGTGGAATCTGTTTGGTGTGGATATAGATCGTTGTAGATCGGTGATTGAAGCGAGagagataaataaaaattaggaGAGCGAAGATGAGCGAGGGGCAGAAGTTCCAGCTAGGAACAATCGGCGCTTTGAGTCTGTCCGTTGTGTCGTCTGTGTCGATCGTGATCTGTAACAAGGCCCTCATTAGCACCCTTGGCTTCACCTTCGGTAAAACCTTTATTCAACTCTTGCTTCCCCCGTGTGTTTCAGGCTCCTTTGATCTATTCGTTTGCGGATGAGTTGAAGGATAGGTTAGATATCATTTTACTTGATACTATATTTGGAATTGTTAGGTGATTATCTCTTCTTTCCCCTTATGGTTATGCATAGATGATTGTAAATGTTTAAGAAAGTTTTCTATCTTTGGTATAATGTTTAAACACTTTAGACGCTCCTTTGACTTTAAACAATGTTTGTGTGTCACCAGAAGAATTGAATTTCTCTGGTTACTATATAAGTTGTTTGTTTCATTTGGTCATCATTGTTCTGTACTTACTCTTGTTATTATTTTTACGTACAGCGACTACTTTGACAAGTTGGCATCTATTGGTCACGTTTTGTTCCCTTCATGTGGCACTATGGATGAAGATGTTTGAACACAAGCCTTTTGATCCACGAGCTGTGATGGGATTTGGCATATTGAATGGGATATCCATTGGACTATTGAACCTCAGCCTGGGGTTTAACTCCGTTGGTTTTTACCAGGTAATAATAGCTTTCTCATTCTAGCTGCTACATGATGATATCCTTGCATTCTGTGTGTTTCAAACCCCGGTCTCTTCTCTTCTGTTGGTATTAGATGACAAAGCTAGCAATCATCCCCTGTACTGTTCTCTTGGAGACTCTCTTCTTCAGGAAAAAGTTCAGGTTAGCACTCAAAGTTCTCTCACTTGCTTTTTGTGCATTTCTGTTAAACATGAGTGATTGTTACTTTGGAGGATACTATCTGTTCTACTTTTCTATGCTATAACAGTTCAGCAACTTAGTGATAGTCTTATGTCCCTTTGTGATGATAATACGTCCTCATAAAATTTTCATGGCTCCACGAGTTTCTCAAGCTAGTCTCTAGTCAAGGGCATAGTTAATGACACGCTTCTTTGTTTTGTTGCAGTCGAAAAATTCAGTTTTCATTAACCATCCTTCTCCTTGGTGTTGGAATTGCAACCGTCACAGATCTTCAGCTTAATATGCTGGGTTCTGTCTTGTCCCTGCTGGCTGTTATCACAACTTGTGTTGCTCAAATCGTATCCTATGCTTAGCCGTTCTTCTCCCATTGCTCTTTTCTTTCAATAATCTTATGCCAATTCGATGCTGTTATCTTTAACCAATTGTACACAGATGACAAATACCATCCAGAAGAAGTTCAAAGTCTCATCCACGCAGCTTCTTTATCAGTCTTGCCCTTATCAAGCAATCACACTTTTCGTCACTGGACCATTTTTAGATGGGCTCCTAACCAACCAGAACGTGTTTGCTTTCAAGTACACTTCTCAAGTTGTGGTAAGACTCAACCTGCGAGGGATTCTACCCATATTATTTTCTTTCGACATATTATTTACATGTTCTTCTTTGTTTACTGCAGTTTTTCATCGTCCTGTCCTGCATGATATCAGTCTCTGTAAACTTCAGCACTTTTCTGGTCATTGGGAAAACGTCTCCGGTCACATATCAGGTTCTGGGACATCTGAAAACATGCCTGGTTCTGGCATTTGGATACGTGTTGCTGAAGGACCCATTCAACTGGCGAAACATTCTTGGTATTATGGTGGCTGTGATAGGAATGGTTGTTTATTCCTATTTCTGCTCGGTTGAGACTCAGCAGAAGGCAAGTGAAACATCAACCCAATTGCCTCAGGTATATTTCCTCTAGCTAATAGCTTTCTGTTTGGCTATATATATAGCTTAATACTATTGAATGCGTGACACCAACAAATATATCCCTGGTCCTTGTTAAAAATAGGATTCACCTACATCTCTCGTATGACTTATACAACAGAAACCCTTTTCTCCATGATAAAAGAAACAATTAGATGATTCACGTGAATCAGATTTCGTTTATGGTACTATTGATTTTTCAGTAAGACTGCTATCAGAGAAGCAAACCGTATCCTAGGCATTGTTTTGGTTGGTAAAGGTCTATAGCTTATATTGGTGAACAAGAAAGAAACTGATGTTACTTGTTGGGTTTGGCAGATGAAAGAGGGCGAGAAGGATCCGTTAATAGCAGCTGAAAATGGAAGCGGAGTGTTATCAGATGGTGGTGCGGGTGTGCAAAAGACGACAGCTCCTGTATGGAACTCAAATAAAGATTTTCAAGCCTAAAAAACTGAACactgctatttttttttccttatatatatatatatatatcaaactctaTTTTGTTATCAGATTTGtcagaagaaaggaaaaactttttttttaattcctcttgttgtttgtttgtttgtttgttctctTTTAAAGATCTCATAGCTATAGCTTTCAACACCGTATATAAGTAGAGAGAAAAGGGAACATACCTTTGATGATTCAATCTATATTCCAAAGTTATGGCTATATTCATCATCACTGGAAAGTGTATTTGATTTTCACACATGCGCCACTCAGTTTTTCCTCACcaatttcttgtttttttcctCATTCCATATTGACCAAgttaataaaatcattcatTATAGTATCATAAACATTAAAGCACCAGTGGTCTAGTGGTAAAATAGTACCCGGCCACGGTACAGACCTCATGATATCGCCTCATACTGAGCTCATCTATTCAATTTATAAGTTCAACTAAATTTGAAGGAATTGAAGTTTCTATTAAATTCTTCTATTATCCAATTATATGTTTCataaattcttttaaatttgtattttaaataatttttctaaaatattttagaatctagtgttattcaGTTCAATAATTATCTAAATCTATTAAATATTTGTGTTATTCAATTTTGGTGGATTTCATGATAATTGTATTTGAAAAGAAtttgatgaaaaataataattataaaatgtaaAGAAGCAATTCTAAGGTTTGAGTTAGGATTTGAAGAGAATTCTTTATAgcatttatttattagatatgtATGTCAAACTTATTGATATGATGAATTTGGAAATGTAATATTCgttatcaatttatattatcgtTTTAACGAAATGACAAAGTATATCATTTGATGTAATCCATATTATAAAGtggaaaaaaacttttttaatattatatataattttattatataaaaataattggctttattattttttttctaagtaGAGTCGTTATTTCACTTTTAAATGACTTTGTCTGTTTATATAGTATGAAAAATGACTTTGTCTGTTAATATGGTATGAAAATAATTAtggtattattattttatcagcaaaagttttgttttttcccTGTGCATTTTATATAAAGATTcaaaaaattcatgaaaatttaTATGAATTGGTTCCtatcaaatttaattatatttctttaaaatctaaaatgaaAGAATTAGACAAATACATTAAAATCATCATCAAATCATTTGAAATACTTCAAAATCTATCATTTATGTCTTCAATTGAATTCTTTCAAAGTCAATTAAATTCTTGAATCCAAACCAACTCCtaaaagttttcttttaaaacaaaattaagatagcaaaaaaaaagtaaagttaTGATTGTTATATTCAAACTAGAATTAGTAATAAAAACAGATTTACCTTTTATCTTCCTCTACGCATTTCTTCCAAGTCTCATCGCCACTAGACCAacatgcttccaaacattttgaaaaactttgaatatttttcaaGCAGGCAATATGTTTTGTTTGTGCTTTCTTGTTGTGACCTGCTTGTGTGTATATAGTATCACATTGCTTGGAGAAGATGCttgtatgtttttctttttttttttcttttttttttcgtattTCAGCATGAAGGGGTGCTAACACCTGTACTCAGCGCTATTATAGTATTACTAGGTTAAGCTGTGATCATGTTGCTAACCGACTGGTTTTTTTGTTATTGGCAAGCAGACTGTCTTTGCTTTTCCTTACGCGGCTAATCTGTTTTGGCCTTTTATGAATCCTTGAGATTTGTATATGGAATTCTTAGGGTTTTGGTTTGAGGAAATGACATTGGTCGTGTTTGGTATGAAATTCggtttgttattttatttattaacttggttcgattttattttcaaatttctatttaaaaagaattttttttacatttcggtTATTGCCAGATTTGctcttaattattttagtttgttggtttaaccaatataaaataaccaaaaatatagCCAATAATGAATGTTTTGCGGATCAGTTTTTCCATCCAAACTAAATTAAAGTTGTCCACATAAAATTATGGTTCGGTTTCGCTTAGTTTAATGGTCAGGCCCtaaaccatggagtctccacctttttttttcaagattttttttaatggatttttttttggtgtggtTTTTAATGAaagaggtcttcatggtttccaaacTAAACCATGCTTGATCGGTTTCCTtgatcaagcttgagggggagtgttgagggggagtgttgagatgataTGTACTTGTTGAGAGAAATGCAGTGAAATGTGTAAAGTGCAGCGTGGTGCAATGAAGTGTAAGAAAAGAGAAACATATCACGACATGTTGGCATAAACTCTCAAATTCAACTATCGAATAAAATCTCATCGAAACCTGCAAAaagttatttaattttgttagcAATTGTAcgatatcaaataatttaatataaacataattggcttttattattttttttcttagtagAGTCGTTATTTCACTTTTAAATGACTTTGTCTGTTTATATAGTATGAAAATTGACTTTGTCTGTTAATatggtataaaaataattatggtATTATTATTTAATCAGCAAAAGTTTTGTTCTTTCCCTGTGCATTTTATATAAAGATTcaaaaaattcatgaaaatttaTATGAATTGGTTCCtatcaaatttaattatatttctttaaaatctaaaataaaagaattagaCAAATACATTAAAATCATCATCAAATCATTTGAAATACTTCAAAATCTATCATTTATGTCTTCAATTGAATTCTTTCAAAGTCAATTAAATTCTTGAATCTAATATCAACTCCTaaaagtttcctttttaaaaaaaaattaagatagcaaaaaaaagtaaagttaTGATTGTTATATTCAAACTAGAATTAGTAATAAAAAACAGATTTACCTTTTATCTTCCTCTACGCATTCCTTCCAAGTCTCATCGCCACTAGACCAacatgcttccaaacattttgaAAAACTTTGAATATTTTCCAAGCAGGCAATATGTTTATTTGTGCTTTCTTGTTGTGACCTGCTTGTGTGTGTCTATATAGTATCACATTGCTTGGAGAAGATGCttgtatgtttttcttttttttttcttttttttcttcgtaTTTTAGCATGAGATGGTGCTAACACCTGTACTCAGCTATTATAGTATTATGTTGTTTTTGCTAT
The nucleotide sequence above comes from Brassica napus cultivar Da-Ae chromosome A9, Da-Ae, whole genome shotgun sequence. Encoded proteins:
- the LOC125578636 gene encoding nardilysin-like is translated as MKAMLDLFHEIIEEPLFSQLRTKEQLGYVECGPRLTYRVHGFCFCVQSSKYGPVHLFGRIDNFIKDIEGLLEQLDEESFGDYRSGVIARLLEKDPSLLSETNELWSQIVDKRYMFDYSHKEAEELRSIEKKDVISWYKTYFRESSPKCRRLAVRVWGCDTNMKETQTDPKSVQQVIAEAVAFKSTSQFYPSLC
- the LOC125578635 gene encoding UDP-xylose transporter 3-like gives rise to the protein MSEGQKFQLGTIGALSLSVVSSVSIVICNKALISTLGFTFATTLTSWHLLVTFCSLHVALWMKMFEHKPFDPRAVMGFGILNGISIGLLNLSLGFNSVGFYQMTKLAIIPCTVLLETLFFRKKFSRKIQFSLTILLLGVGIATVTDLQLNMLGSVLSLLAVITTCVAQIMTNTIQKKFKVSSTQLLYQSCPYQAITLFVTGPFLDGLLTNQNVFAFKYTSQVVFFIVLSCMISVSVNFSTFLVIGKTSPVTYQVLGHLKTCLVLAFGYVLLKDPFNWRNILGIMVAVIGMVVYSYFCSVETQQKASETSTQLPQMKEGEKDPLIAAENGSGVLSDGGAGVQKTTAPVWNSNKDFQA